The window TTTTTATAGGGTGATTAGTTGTATGTTAACATTTTTATTTTTTATGTCATCATCTGTTATTGTTAGTATTGCTGCATTGTTTTCTGCTGCATTTCCAGGATTTAGTAGTGTTGTATTTTCTAGTTTATCTATTGCTTTTGATTCATGTACATGTCCACATAGGTTAAGTGTTGGTTGTGTTTGTTCTATTATTTTATGTACTGATGTACTTCCTACATGTGCTCCTGATTCTATTGTGTCTGTTTTTGTATCATATGCTGGTGCATGTGTCATGAGTATTGTATATTTGTTTTTATCTGATAGTTGTTCATTGAATTTATTTAAAGAGTCATATATTATTTCTTCACTAAATTCATTTGGTGTGTCAAATGGTGTAGGGTTTGATCCACCAAATCCAACAAGTTGTATTTTATCAAGATTTACACATTTACCATCTACATTAGTTGCACTTGATTTTTCAATTAGTTCATCTGCATTTGTAGGATCACAATTTCCTTTTATTGCATATACTGGTGCATATGTTGATAGTTTATCTAAAATTTCAACAAAAAGTTCTTCAGGTCCAAATTCTGTTACATCACCTGTTATGATGATATCATCAAAGCTATTTTCATCTAGATATTCATATATTCTATCAGTTTTACTATGAATATCTGAAAGTATTAAGATTTTCATGAAAAAGCATCTCCACTCCTTAAGTATATTATTTTTTTTTAAAATGATATTATTCTAAAATTCTTATTTTAAAAAATTAAAAAATAAATTATTCTTTTTATATTATAAAATATATTTTTTAGCCTTAATAAAAGTAGTATAAAAAATGAAGATAGATTAGTAAATAAAAGTTAAGTATTTTTCTTTATAAAAAAAAGGTTAAATAAGGGGGTGGTTATTGTATTTTTTTATTTAATTTTCCAACAAATTTTTTTATTCATCTATAACCATTTGTTCTGAGAAAAATGGACTTAGTTCTTTTAGTGCATTTGTAATTTGTGGTTTTTCTCCAAATACGAAGACTGATTTATCATTATCATCAAATTCTATTATTACATTTTCATATTCACATATTTCTATAAATCTTTCTTCAGCTATTGGATCATTAAAGTTAAATCTTACAAATTCAAAGTTTGCAGGCATTCCTGGAATGAATTTTGATTGTATTTTTATTCCTTTAAATATTTCTTTACCTTTTGATGCATCAAGAAGGTATTGTGTCCATTCATCTGTAAATTCTTTTCCTTCATTATCTGCTATGATCATAAGATTTTGTTCTATATTATTTAGTAGACCTTCTATTCTTGGTAGTTCTTTCATTCTATCTTTATCTGTTGGATCATCAAGATAGAAGTTTGTAAGTGTTCGTGCAAGTTGAAGATCTTTAATTATAGTTGTTGGTATATCATAGTTTTTATTTAGTGTTTTTAGTAAATGATCTAAAACAGTCCATCTTAGGTATAATGGATCTTTTAGTGATGCATCATTAGTCATTTAGATGACCTTCTATTATGTTACGAGTGTTGTAGTTGTATATTTCACCATCTAATGATTCTTCGATTTCTTTATCAATTTCATCCATTGATTCATATTCATCTAAAAATAGAACATGGTAGCTTGTTGTATCTTTGATTTTTAATATTGCTATTGGTGTGTTATCTTTTACATCTTTTTTATCGATTGTTGCTTTGTATTCTACAAATTTTTCATAATCTTCTGGTAAG is drawn from Methanosphaera cuniculi and contains these coding sequences:
- a CDS encoding DUF749 domain-containing protein, producing MQKFITELVGVFTPRDLPEDYEKFVEYKATIDKKDVKDNTPIAILKIKDTTSYHVLFLDEYESMDEIDKEIEESLDGEIYNYNTRNIIEGHLND
- a CDS encoding DUF2096 domain-containing protein — translated: MTNDASLKDPLYLRWTVLDHLLKTLNKNYDIPTTIIKDLQLARTLTNFYLDDPTDKDRMKELPRIEGLLNNIEQNLMIIADNEGKEFTDEWTQYLLDASKGKEIFKGIKIQSKFIPGMPANFEFVRFNFNDPIAEERFIEICEYENVIIEFDDNDKSVFVFGEKPQITNALKELSPFFSEQMVIDE
- a CDS encoding metallophosphoesterase family protein produces the protein MKILILSDIHSKTDRIYEYLDENSFDDIIITGDVTEFGPEELFVEILDKLSTYAPVYAIKGNCDPTNADELIEKSSATNVDGKCVNLDKIQLVGFGGSNPTPFDTPNEFSEEIIYDSLNKFNEQLSDKNKYTILMTHAPAYDTKTDTIESGAHVGSTSVHKIIEQTQPTLNLCGHVHESKAIDKLENTTLLNPGNAAENNAAILTITDDDIKNKNVNIQLITL